Genomic segment of Dactylococcopsis salina PCC 8305:
AGCTTCCCATTGGGGTTCCAGTATATTCTTAACCATTGCTTGTGCGACTCTATCCCGCACGGTAGGGATTCCGAGGGGACGTTTCTTCCCGTTGGGTTTGGGTAGGTAAACTCGTCGTGTCGAGTTAGCTTTGGGCATTTCCCAACTGTTCACAAGTTTCACTCGCTCGTTTGGGGTATTTATTACCTCCTTTCAATCAGCATTTTAGCTTGTTGGATGATGGATTTTTCCTTGTGGAGAACAACAAAATCATCTGCATACCTTACGATGGATATACTCCGACGGTTTACCGACTTTCCTCTCCCTTTCCAGGTTTCAGCCCATTGTTTAATGTACTCCTCAAGTCCATGCAGGGCGATGTTTGCCAATAGAGGACTTATCACCCCTCCTTGTGGTGTTCCCTCATTTGTTGGAAACCAATCGCCTCTATCCAAGACCCCCGATTTCAACCAAGCTCGAATCTGTCGAGCCATAGTCGGGGTTGTATTTAATTTTTCTAAGAGAACACTGTGGTTTATACGGTCGAAGCATTTGGAAATATCAGCGTCTAAAACCCATTTATCTTTTAGACTTATGGATTTGAAAATTGCTTTTTCCGCATCATGGCAAGAACGTCCTGGTCTGAATCCGTACGAATTCGGCTCGAATTTTGCTTCCCATTCTGGCTCCAAAGCCAATTTGAGAAGTGCCTGTCTCGCACGGTCTTCCATTACTGGAATGCCCAGACCCCGCTTTTCTGCGCGACCTGGTTTTGGAATCCAGACCCGTCTTAAGGATTTACCCTTCCCTGTAAGGGTTAGGCTTTCAGCAAGGCTCAACCGTTGTTTAGGACTTAGGCTTTTTATACCATCTATCCCTGCGGTATTTTTTCCCTTGTTATCCTGCGAAATGCGCCGTACTGCTAAGAGCTTGGCACACCAAGACCGTAACAATAATCTTTGAAGTTTGTGAACTTTAGCCACGTCACCACTTTGAGAAGCTCGATAAATCCGTTTTTGGAGCTTAAATACTCTTAATTCCACCTCTCGCCAGTCAATCTGACTCCACTCTGTTTCTGCCATGAGATTCAACCCAAAGCCTAACCAGAGCATTAAGAAGGTTTTTGTCCGAGCATCACATTTATACTTCATTGAGTTCATAACTTTACCCTACTTCACTTATTATCTTCGTAATCTAAAGTGGCTACGTCTGCTTATCCTCCTTGTTAAAGAAGGCTTTTGCTTCTTAGCCAATCCTGCCCTCGTCCTACCTGACAAATGAGCCAGAGATTGCATCCCGACAGACTACTTGAGAAATCGACCTTCCCCAAGAGTATGAACGAAGGTTATTTCGTTTCTGATTTCCATTCATTGAGACTTTAGCCCCCTACTATCCTCCGAGTAAATCTATAGGTGTGATATAAGCTACTTGATACTTATATCATTTTACTCTGGTCTTATTTCGACCCTTGCGACAGCCTTTACGCAAGTTCCTAATTACGAAGGTTCAAGCATAGGTTTGTTGACTAGACATAGCCTCTTGCTAGGGATTTACCAGTTTAGGCTTCCAGCAGTGACCCCATTTAACCCTGCTTCATCCTCCAATCTCCCGTTATACCCGAAGGGTTAACGGGAGTCGTTGAAAATCTGTTAGTCTTGGCGTGATCAAACGCTTTCCAAGATAGCAGTCTTCTCCTCTTGAAGCGAAATCAAATTGGTTCGATAATATGATGGGTGAAGACGCTTAACCTGATTACTCTCTTTTAAAACCATGGCTCGATACACTTGCAGATTTTCTGTTGCGATCCCTTTAGAGCACCTTGAATCATCTCTTATGGAGGTTTTAGAATCCTGTCATCTAGAAATGATCTATGACACTGGAGAGTACCTCATGGCGCGAGAAGTACCGAACCGCGCTCCTTTTCCGAAGCTGGTGACAGCAGAAGTTTTGATCGATCGCACCACCGCGACTGCTGAGGAAGTTCGCATGAATTTAGTGATGAAAAATGAAGAACTCCCGTTACAAACCAACAACCACTGTCGCCAAATGTTTGATCTAATGCAAGAGGCTTTAGTCGCATATTCCCAGTGGCAATTATTAAATAAAGTCGCTGGTTAGCCTCGATTTCTGGTAATAAGAGAAGCCCAAGCGAATTGGGGTAAAACGAGCATCCGTCGCCAGCGCGAAGGCTCTTGATAGAGGCGATATAACCATTCTAAATTGTGTTCACAGAACCAAGTCGGCGCTCGTTGTTTTGCTCCTCCCCAAATATCAAAAGCGCCGCCAACTCCAATCCAAATCGCTTGTGGACAAAGATGACGGTTTTTAGCAATCCAAAGCTCCTGACGAGGTACACCTAACCCGACTAAAATTAAACGGGGTTGCTGTTCACTTAGTTGTTGACAGAGTTGCGTTTGTTCTTCTGGGGAGAGGTATCCATGTTGAGTGGTGATAGACAAATTGGGATACTGATCACGCCACTGTTGAGCGGCGGCTTCAGCGCGGTTGGGAACTCCCCCATAGAAAAAAATTTCCCTCTCTGTCTTCTTCTCAGCGATACTTTTGATCAAATACCCCGCCAGTTCAATTCCTGGACAACGCTCCTGTTGTTTTCCCTGTAGGCGTAAGGATAACACGACTCCTGCTCCGTCGGGGATCACTAATTCGGCTTGCTCGATCGCCTTGGCTAAGTCACCGTCTTTCCTCGCTAACATCACCATTTCTGCATTGAGCGTCACCACATGAACTCCTTGACCCAGATGCCAACAAGTTCGTAACCAACGAACATAATCAGAGAGCAGATGAACTTGGATTCCCAACACAGTCGCTGTTTTGGGAGTCATTGATACGGAATTTATCTCACCAGAGAAAGTCATTTTTCTTGCTCGGAAGAAGCGGTTTCTTGGCGACGAATCGCGAGGAGAAACCCTAAAGCAACGAGAATGTTGGACAGCGTGAGAAAAGATTCTGCGCTGCCATGTAACCAATCCACATTGGCTAGGGATTCGCCATAAACCCGTTCGGCGTAAATACCAGCGGGAATTGTCACCAACACAAATAATAACAGCACATAGAACCCAATAACGGCTAAACGTGGAAATTGACCCGATCGAGTGAGAAACCAAAGAAAGCCCAGGTAGGGAAATAGGGAAGCGGCGAACAAGGTTTGTTTATCTAGCATTGACTTTTATTGATTAGATTCAAAATAGCAATACTTCTATTCCTTACAGATGATTGCTTTATTGTAAAAAATCAGTTACATTTATTTACAGAAGCTAATTGAACGAGTATTTATTCATTAAGAGGTCATCATGGAAGAAAATCGTAACGATTTCAAATTTGGTTTCAACCCTTCCGCAGAAAACTGGAACGGTCGCCTAGCAATGATCGGCTTTGTGGCTGCTTTACTCACCGAAATCCTCAGTGGACAAGGTGTACTCCATTTCTGGGGACTTCTCTAAACTAAAATCGTATTCATTTTTGGGCGGGAGTGGTAATCTACCTCCTTCCTCTCCCAAGTTAAATTTAAGCGTTTAGAAATTATAACATAAGGCTGGGTTGATTTGTCTCTCCCAGCTTTTTGTTTTTTGGATTGCTGTAACAAATTTATTTGCTAATGTCAAGTCTTTCCTTTTGGGGTTAAGTTTAGCTTAACAAAAATCAATGTGAATAGATTGCTTTGTCAAGGGGAGTGATTCTCGAAAATATCACGAGTTTCCGCTATCTGAGTCGGCAATTTCTATTTTTGGCACTAATACCCATTATTTAGAAATACTCTATCACGAAAAATGTTGACGCGCAAGTCCACCCACCCCAAAAATCCTGATTTCGTTCTTTGTTACTGTTTGTAATATAAGTAATTGTAATTATTTAACGTAAGAAGTTGAGAAAAGTTAATTTTATCGCGGTGAATTGGTGTTCCCTGAAACAGGTAAGAGGTGAGGTTGGGTTGATTGTTTTTCCACCTCACCTCAGTCTTATTTGGGATTAGGAATGAGGGTAATTAATTTTTGTTGATGCAACGATCGAGCGTCTTCGAGGGTGGCTGTAGTTTGTTTGATCATCTCTGCTAATGAAAGCTGTTTTTCAACATTTTGGTCGATCGCTTGTAAGAGTTTAAATGAATTTTCAGACAAAGTAACTAATTCATAATCAGGGTTAAATAAAGTTTGACTTTCCCAACCTTCTAAACAGGGATGACGTTCTGGAATTGCGTTTAAAAAGTCTGTATCTTTTGACCAATTAAATTGAGGAAGCGGCGGTTTAGCGAGGAAAAATTCGTAGTGAGTGACTTCAGGATCAAGTAATTCGATAAGTCGATATCGATCGCGCGGCGAAAGTTGATTTGTCTTTGCTAAGATTTCTGGAGCATTTCCTAACAGCCGTTCAATTTGCCAAAACTTGGGATTAGAAAAGCCGACAAACTCTAATCCTGACGCTGTAACTAAATCAAATAAAGTATTGATATTGTAGTCAATTTCTTGAGGATGAACATACATATCAGCAAAGCAAGCATCTCGTTGATTATCAAGCGCCCAACGCTCTTTTTCTCGTTTAACGATGCGATTCTCTTGAGGAAGCGTTTCAAACAGTTTCCGACCAATTTTGACCCCTTCTTGATAGTTTTCTGGTTGGAGAAGGGAGATCGCATTCTGCATTAAACGCACTTCCCACCGTCCTAACTCCCCATAAACAAAAATGTGCATAATCCCACCAGGAGTGAGTTTTTCTGCGAGGGCTTTAATTCCCGCCGTTGGATCAGGAAGATGGTGTAACACACCGACACAGTTAATCATCTGAAACTGACCATCTAATTGGTGTGCGTTTTCTAAATTCATTTGCTGAAATTGAACACGATTTGCACCACTGCGCTGACACCTTTCTTTTGCCACCTCGATCGCGCTTTCACTGATATCAATTCCGACAACTGATGCTTCAGGATTGAGATGAACTAAATATTCTGTCCCGACACCTGTTCCACAACCCGCGTCCAAAATGCGAATCTCTTGTTGTGGGGGTTTACGTCCTGTACAAAAATCATAAGCAGCAATCCAACTCCAGCGCCAATTGTAACCAGGTGGGGGTTCATCTAAGAGAGGTTCAGGGGGAAAGGGATAAGTATTGTAAAGATTTGCAACTG
This window contains:
- a CDS encoding class I SAM-dependent methyltransferase; the protein is MSDDRSIHSAVANLYNTYPFPPEPLLDEPPPGYNWRWSWIAAYDFCTGRKPPQQEIRILDAGCGTGVGTEYLVHLNPEASVVGIDISESAIEVAKERCQRSGANRVQFQQMNLENAHQLDGQFQMINCVGVLHHLPDPTAGIKALAEKLTPGGIMHIFVYGELGRWEVRLMQNAISLLQPENYQEGVKIGRKLFETLPQENRIVKREKERWALDNQRDACFADMYVHPQEIDYNINTLFDLVTASGLEFVGFSNPKFWQIERLLGNAPEILAKTNQLSPRDRYRLIELLDPEVTHYEFFLAKPPLPQFNWSKDTDFLNAIPERHPCLEGWESQTLFNPDYELVTLSENSFKLLQAIDQNVEKQLSLAEMIKQTTATLEDARSLHQQKLITLIPNPK
- a CDS encoding chlorophyll a/b-binding protein, with the translated sequence MEENRNDFKFGFNPSAENWNGRLAMIGFVAALLTEILSGQGVLHFWGLL
- a CDS encoding WecB/TagA/CpsF family glycosyltransferase encodes the protein MTPKTATVLGIQVHLLSDYVRWLRTCWHLGQGVHVVTLNAEMVMLARKDGDLAKAIEQAELVIPDGAGVVLSLRLQGKQQERCPGIELAGYLIKSIAEKKTEREIFFYGGVPNRAEAAAQQWRDQYPNLSITTQHGYLSPEEQTQLCQQLSEQQPRLILVGLGVPRQELWIAKNRHLCPQAIWIGVGGAFDIWGGAKQRAPTWFCEHNLEWLYRLYQEPSRWRRMLVLPQFAWASLITRNRG
- a CDS encoding DUF3593 domain-containing protein; its protein translation is MLDKQTLFAASLFPYLGFLWFLTRSGQFPRLAVIGFYVLLLFVLVTIPAGIYAERVYGESLANVDWLHGSAESFLTLSNILVALGFLLAIRRQETASSEQEK